From a single bacterium genomic region:
- a CDS encoding alpha-L-fucosidase translates to MENSLTKFSDWRYGLFIHYGLYSLLGRAEWSWNREEIPAEEYRALANRFSAEKFEAEALCDLAVRAGMRYVVLTTMHHEGFRLYDTALSDFNTVKTAAKRDLVAELVAAARKRGLKIGLYHSLNNWHDQPDAVAALEDKSAYARFMVATLARIRELVTLFNPIDVLWYDGWWPFNAEGWQAEHMNEMVRKIQPHILFNGRNGLSGDFATPEGHMGSPNPWRPWEACMTLNNSWGFHAGDHDWKSPGQVVDLLASAAQGRGNLLLNIGPRGDGSVPEESVKVLETVGAWLNRCGGEAIYDTEQFTFDLQQRGEHRGDWSFHGPFTLRKNNLYWIIRRWPGGTLTFGGCQAKVRSVSLLGESGRPVSFKQEGTRVTLSGLPDLPPDPLCPVFRIECDQPPSLYQCGGLRIPNGPHPHYDPCPSDIKH, encoded by the coding sequence GGGCGCTGGCGAACCGTTTTTCGGCCGAGAAGTTCGAGGCGGAAGCGTTGTGCGATCTCGCCGTGCGCGCCGGGATGCGTTATGTGGTGTTGACGACGATGCATCACGAGGGCTTCCGGCTCTATGACACTGCCTTGAGTGACTTCAATACAGTGAAGACGGCCGCCAAGCGCGATCTGGTTGCGGAACTCGTAGCGGCGGCCCGGAAGCGGGGACTGAAGATCGGCCTTTACCATAGTCTCAACAACTGGCATGACCAGCCGGATGCGGTGGCGGCACTCGAGGACAAATCCGCCTATGCGCGATTCATGGTCGCAACGCTTGCCCGTATCCGCGAACTGGTAACTTTATTCAATCCGATTGATGTTCTCTGGTATGATGGTTGGTGGCCCTTTAATGCGGAAGGCTGGCAGGCGGAGCATATGAATGAGATGGTTCGTAAGATTCAGCCGCATATCCTGTTCAACGGTCGTAACGGGTTATCGGGCGACTTTGCCACACCGGAAGGCCATATGGGCTCGCCGAATCCCTGGCGACCCTGGGAAGCCTGTATGACGCTCAACAACAGTTGGGGTTTCCATGCCGGTGATCATGACTGGAAGTCACCTGGCCAAGTCGTGGATCTGCTCGCCTCGGCAGCACAGGGGCGGGGTAACCTCCTGCTCAACATCGGGCCGCGGGGGGATGGCTCCGTGCCGGAGGAATCTGTAAAAGTGCTGGAGACCGTCGGGGCCTGGTTGAACCGTTGTGGTGGCGAGGCGATCTACGATACTGAACAATTCACCTTTGATCTGCAGCAGCGCGGGGAACATCGAGGTGACTGGTCCTTTCATGGCCCCTTCACGCTGCGGAAAAACAACCTGTATTGGATCATCCGGCGCTGGCCCGGGGGCACGCTGACCTTTGGCGGGTGTCAGGCGAAGGTCCGGAGTGTCTCACTGTTGGGCGAGTCCGGTCGTCCGGTGAGCTTCAAGCAGGAAGGAACACGGGTGACGTTGAGCGGCCTGCCTGATCTGCCACCCGATCCGCTGTGTCCCGTGTTCCGGATCGAGTGTGATCAGCCGCCGTCATTGTATCAATGTGGGGGCTTGCGTATTCCGAATGGTCCGCATCCCCATTACGATCCCTGTCCGTCTGATATAAAACATTAA
- a CDS encoding MBL fold metallo-hydrolase: MMRIVSELAAELNIYSLVGVATSHLVVRNGRSLLIDCHSAQMGRWISRRGLPVPELILHTHVQPEHCREADQFPATRILVHDELRELASDRAAYAKTAHTVWDNPADWMNTLGREKYGIAGSITVFPPEVSLKVAGTFREGERLTWQDLVFEVIPLPGHGRHHVGFILEIDGKPLAIFTGDLLCHPAKLVNVYDLESNYGGTAIASLPAVLRELAKRPVQRYFPATGPALENGPAQAVELAGAIDAYQEALKWQSGDFKPAPQPEYPRVGRYLQLHKGVYQIDNFGNCILLIDDQGRGLMFDPGPCDFESPTRVADFHRDLDLFERECGLKTIDLALVTHIHGDHYDLAPELRKRYLDCRVGAWDLVARVMEAPWDYPYPALLPWYNLGFDHVVVDDVLSMGTPYHWHDVAIRSMHLPGHCYCHAAYLLTFNGLRLAITGDTIQSRGDSDGVSFVISNHSVPDGDSGILKTYRQMAGETADLNLGGHGSHFVDCQALYAESLRRIEHTLPALCRLVPDGNLRPAFIRPGFPILLV, translated from the coding sequence ATGATGAGAATAGTTTCTGAATTGGCGGCGGAGTTGAACATTTATTCGCTAGTAGGTGTAGCGACCAGCCATCTGGTGGTACGTAACGGGCGGAGCCTGTTGATTGACTGTCATAGCGCGCAGATGGGGCGCTGGATTAGCCGGCGGGGGCTTCCTGTACCTGAATTGATCCTGCACACGCATGTGCAGCCGGAGCATTGCCGGGAGGCTGATCAGTTTCCTGCTACCCGAATCCTGGTGCATGATGAGTTGCGTGAACTGGCGAGTGATCGCGCCGCCTATGCGAAGACGGCGCATACAGTTTGGGATAATCCCGCTGACTGGATGAATACATTGGGCCGTGAAAAGTACGGCATTGCGGGTAGCATCACCGTGTTCCCTCCAGAAGTGTCCCTGAAGGTGGCTGGGACATTCCGTGAAGGCGAGCGGTTGACCTGGCAGGATCTGGTGTTCGAGGTGATTCCGCTGCCGGGGCATGGCCGGCACCATGTGGGCTTCATTCTTGAAATAGACGGCAAGCCCTTGGCCATCTTTACCGGCGACCTGCTTTGTCACCCGGCCAAACTGGTGAACGTCTACGATCTTGAAAGCAATTATGGTGGCACGGCTATTGCCTCATTGCCTGCTGTGTTGAGGGAGTTGGCGAAACGTCCCGTGCAGCGGTATTTTCCTGCAACCGGTCCTGCGCTTGAGAATGGCCCAGCCCAAGCAGTGGAACTGGCTGGGGCCATTGACGCCTATCAGGAAGCACTGAAATGGCAAAGCGGCGACTTCAAACCTGCTCCGCAACCTGAATACCCACGGGTGGGGCGGTATCTGCAACTTCATAAGGGCGTTTACCAAATCGATAACTTCGGCAACTGCATTCTTCTGATTGACGATCAGGGTAGGGGCTTGATGTTTGATCCGGGGCCCTGTGATTTCGAATCACCGACCAGGGTGGCTGATTTTCATCGTGACCTTGATCTCTTTGAACGGGAGTGCGGGCTCAAGACCATTGACCTGGCGTTGGTGACCCATATCCATGGTGACCACTATGATCTGGCACCGGAGCTCCGGAAGCGATATCTGGACTGCAGGGTAGGGGCATGGGATCTGGTGGCCCGAGTCATGGAGGCACCGTGGGACTACCCGTATCCGGCACTTCTGCCCTGGTACAACCTGGGCTTTGATCATGTGGTGGTGGACGATGTGCTGAGTATGGGAACGCCTTACCACTGGCATGATGTGGCCATCCGTTCGATGCACCTGCCAGGGCATTGTTACTGTCACGCTGCCTACCTGTTGACTTTCAATGGCCTGCGGTTGGCGATTACGGGTGACACGATTCAAAGCCGTGGTGATTCGGATGGGGTTAGTTTCGTTATCTCCAACCACAGTGTTCCGGACGGCGATAGCGGCATCCTGAAGACCTATCGTCAGATGGCAGGCGAAACAGCAGATCTCAACCTCGGCGGCCACGGTTCGCACTTTGTTGATTGTCAGGCTTTGTATGCAGAGAGCCTGCGGCGTATTGAGCACACGTTGCCGGCGTTGTGCCGGCTGGTTCCGGACGGCAACTTGCGCCCGGCGTTCATCCGTCCTGGGTTTCCAATACTCTTAGTCTAA